A single Vigna radiata var. radiata cultivar VC1973A chromosome 8, Vradiata_ver6, whole genome shotgun sequence DNA region contains:
- the LOC106772343 gene encoding monodehydroascorbate reductase: MAKTFKYIIAGGGVAAGYAAREFAKQGVKPGELAIISKEAVAPYERPALSKAYLFPESPARLPGFHVCVGSGGERLLPEWYTEKGIELILSTEIVKADLATKSLISASGETFSYQTLIIATGSTVIRLTDFGVEGADAKNIFYLREIDDADKLYEAIKAKKNGKAVVVGGGYIGLELSAVLKLNNIDVTMVYPEPWCMPRLFTADIAEFYEGYYANKGINIIKGTVAVGFTSNSDGEVKEVKLKDGRVLEADIVVVGVGGRPQTALFKGQVEEKGGIKTDSFFKTNLSDVYAVGDVATFPLKLYGELRRVEHVDHSRKSAEQAVKAIKAAEDGKTVEEYDYLPYFYSRAFDLSWQFYGDNVGDTVLFGDNKPTSAKPKFGSYWIKDGKVVGAFLEGGTPEENSAIAKVARAQPPVADIDQLAKEGLSFASKI; this comes from the exons ATGGCCAAGACCTTCAAATACATCATCGCCGGTGGAGGAGTTGCCGCT GGTTATGCGGCCAGGGAGTTTGCCAAACAGGGAGTTAAGCCAGGGGAGTTGGCTATCATATCCAAGGAAGCG GTAGCACCTTATGAACGTCCTGCTCTGAGCAAGGCTTACCTTTTTCCAGAGT CCCCTGCTAGACTTCCTGGGTTCCATGTTTGTGTTGGAAGTGGAGGAGAAAGGTTGCTTCCTGAGTGGTACACAGAGAAAG GGATAGAGTTAATTCTTAGTACTGAAATAGTTAAGGCAGACCTTGCTACAAAATCACTGATCAGTGCCTCAGGAGAAACATTCAGTTATCAGACTTTGATTATTGCAACTGGCTCAACT GTTATAAGGCTGACAGATTTTGGTGTGGAAGGAGCTGATGCGAAAAACATCTTTTATTTGAGAGAGATTGACGATGCTGACAAATTGTACGAGGCAATCAAGGCAAAGAAGAATGGGAAAGCTGTGGTTGTTGGGGGAGGATACATTGGTCTGGAGCTTAGTGCAGTGTTGAAACTCAACAATATTGATGTTACCATGGTCTACCCGGAGCCTTGGTGTA TGCCACGACTTTTTACTGCTGATATAGCTGAATTCTATGAGGGGTATTACGCAAATAAGGGCATCAATATTATTAAAGGAACTGTTGCTGTTGGATTCACTTCTAATTCCGACGGAGAG GTAAAAGAAGTCAAACTAAAGGATGGCCGAGTCCTGGAAGctgatattgttgttgttgGCGTTGGAGGAAGGCCACAAACAGCCTTATTCAAAGGGCAGGTTGAAGAGAAGGGTGGAATTAAG ACCGATTCCTTCTTCAAAACTAATCTTTCCGACGTATACGCTGTTGGTGATGTTGCTACTTTCCCCTTGAAATTATACGGTGAATTGAGGAGAGTTGAACACGTTGATCATTCTCGCAAATCAGCTGAACAGGCTGTGAAG GCCATCAAGGCAGCTGAGGATGGAAAAACAGTTGAGGAGTATGATTACCTTCCATACTTCTATTCCCGTGCATTTGATCTATCATGGCAATTCTATGGCGACAATGTTGGTGACACAGTGCTATTTGGAGACAACAAACCAACGTCAGCAAAACCTAAGTTTGGGTCATACTGGATTAAAGATGGGAAAGTTGTGGGGGCGTTTCTGGAGGGTGGAACTCCTGAAGAAAACAGTGCTATTGCTAAAGTTGCTAGGGCCCAGCCTCCGGTTGCGGATATAGACCAGCTTGCTAAGGAAGGCCTTTCCTTTGCTAGTAAAATATAA
- the LOC106769789 gene encoding uncharacterized protein LOC106769789 isoform X1: protein MKFDRTDVLSILSQIKRQDKQIKLKSRWLLGIPPTRYERKKLKKYFKNRYLSESLIREDDMFYESVKTHLEDAIGEHCFEQENDIPKGDMDLIQTLNMKRLISPLLDNLTTKGLYLLAMIVTGSSFKSEITRCKMKRVIKDSLSSVLGSKSRHNHLDTCKQIFSLLNNPENFRDRCKPLGALRSLSYRAAAEKVLHRLQNLPSQTLIAMRRKLKGVKAPVPQLQPRKHGWARDHLIKLVKKISKEMLSKLDRESELPEPLAKAMAVSDLSLKLTTGSHNMFSKEFYQFSPEVKSLQSDIIKAIWSVKKVTTVQELRNLQLLIEPKATISNRCIRTTFVNFLTEFLFECGDMDSVPKSLSQTLDVINRGPNNGRLHNVLFKKKYIEEEVDCILNISALTKQIVLDLLPDDEFDKDFTDAYMEQLEESEDSDSDEDGGSQLQEDIRFGNGSFDSIDTCSEAESIGDFVPFEFLSSTIKIEEHVSSSPLTVSDRLNSGSERLQPNKCCRVNLGSEFHNTTHNMLTDHCQGESTEHFSTFMAGKNNNSSFVSPDRELDEKVVKRNHLFESVTKIAATDTTNLFSEEKEHVPTKQSACKNQYLAIQDACDKTSMLAYSLVGRMLHEFVKTEGLDLNTSKSLYLNRNNLIEDVEDIEEQSSSGKHARDFVQVIEELIPSFPNSSMERLKILMGLQ, encoded by the exons ATGAAGTTTGATAGAACAGATGTTCTGTCAATTTTGTCACAAATTAAGCGTCAGGATAAACAGATTAAACTTAAGAGTAG ATGGTTACTCGGCATTCCTCCCACAAGATATGAgaggaagaagttgaaaaaatatttcaaaaatag GTATTTATCTGAGTCTTTGATCAGAGAAGACGAT ATGTTTTATGAGTCAGTAAAAACTCATCTTGAAGATGCCATTGGAGAACACTGCTTTGAACAAGAGAACGATATTCCTAAGGGGGATATGGATTTGATTCAAACACTGAACATGAAAAGGTTGATATCACCGTTGCTTGATAATTTGACTACCAAGGGTCTCTATCTTCTCGCTATGATAGTTACCGGTAGTTCATTTAAGTCTGAAATAACTCGTTGCAAAATGAAAAGGGTTATCAAGGATTCTCTTTCGAGTGTTCTGGGCAGCAAAAGCCGCCATAACCATCTGGATACTTGTAAACAAATTTTTTCACTTCTCAACAATCCAGAAAACTTTCGAGATAGGTGTAAGCCTTTGGGTGCATTGAGATCCCTCTCTTATCGTGCTGCGGCAGAAAAGGTATTGCACAGGCTTCAAAACTTGCCATCTCAGACCTTGATTGCAATGCGTAGAAAACTTAAAGGAGTGAAAGCACCAGTACCGCAGTTACAACCCCGCAAGCATGGATGGGCAAGAGACCATCTAATCAAGCTAGTGAAGAAGATCAGTAAGGAAATGCTTTCAAAACTTGATAGAGAAAGTGAGTTGCCAGAGCCATTAGCCAAAGCTATGGCAGTATCAGACTTATCACTAAAACTCACAACTGGTTCTCATAACATGTTTTCAAAAGAGTTTTATCAATTCTCCCCTGAGGTCAAGTCCTTGCAAAGTGATATTATTAAGGCTATATGGTCTGTTAAGAAAGTAACGACAGTGCAAGAGCTAAGAAATTTACAGCTTCTCATAGAACCAAAGGCTACAATATCAAACCGGTGCATTCGGACaacttttgtaaattttttaactgAATTTCTTTTTGAGTGCGGTGATATGGATAGTGTTCCGAAGTCTCTATCACAGACCCTAGATGTTATTAACAGAGGTCCTAATAATGGTCGCTTGCACAATGTATTATTCAAAAAGAAGTATATTGAGGAAGAAGTTGACTGCATACTAAACATTAGTGCTTTGACAAAACAAATTGTTTTGGATTTGTTGCCTGATGATGAATTTGATAAAGACTTTACTGATGCTTACATGGAGCAATTAGAAGAAAGTGAAGACAGTGACAGCGATGAGGATGGTGGTAGTCAACTTCAGGAGGACATACGATTCGGAAATGGATCATTTGATTCAATCGATACATGCAGTGAAGCAGAAAGTATTGGAGATTTTGTGCCATTTGAGTTCCTTTCTTCTACCATCAAAATTGAGGAACATGTTTCATCTTCCCCACTTACAGTTAGTGATAGATTGAATAGTGGTTCTGAACGACTTCAACCTAATAAATGTTGTAGAGTAAATTTGGGATCTGAATTTCACAATACTACACATAACATGTTAACTGACCACTGCCAAGGAGAAAGCACAGAGCATTTTAGTACATTTATGGCTGGCAAAAACAATAATTCTTCATTTGTTTCACCTGACAGAGAGTTGGATGAAAAGGTTGTAAAGAGAAATCACCTGTTTGAATCTGTTACTAAAATAGCTGCAACGGACACAACTAATTTGTTTTCTGAGGAGAAAGAACATGTGCCCACTAAGCAGAGTGCATGCAAAAACCAATACCTTGCTATCCAAGATGCTTGTGATAAGACAAGTATGCTTGCATATAGTCTTGTAGGTCGTATGTTGCATGAGTTTGTCAAAACTGAAGGCCTAGATTTAAACACGAGCAAGAGTTTATACCTCAACCGTAATAATCTCATTGAAGATGTTGAAG
- the LOC106769789 gene encoding uncharacterized protein LOC106769789 isoform X2 — protein MFYESVKTHLEDAIGEHCFEQENDIPKGDMDLIQTLNMKRLISPLLDNLTTKGLYLLAMIVTGSSFKSEITRCKMKRVIKDSLSSVLGSKSRHNHLDTCKQIFSLLNNPENFRDRCKPLGALRSLSYRAAAEKVLHRLQNLPSQTLIAMRRKLKGVKAPVPQLQPRKHGWARDHLIKLVKKISKEMLSKLDRESELPEPLAKAMAVSDLSLKLTTGSHNMFSKEFYQFSPEVKSLQSDIIKAIWSVKKVTTVQELRNLQLLIEPKATISNRCIRTTFVNFLTEFLFECGDMDSVPKSLSQTLDVINRGPNNGRLHNVLFKKKYIEEEVDCILNISALTKQIVLDLLPDDEFDKDFTDAYMEQLEESEDSDSDEDGGSQLQEDIRFGNGSFDSIDTCSEAESIGDFVPFEFLSSTIKIEEHVSSSPLTVSDRLNSGSERLQPNKCCRVNLGSEFHNTTHNMLTDHCQGESTEHFSTFMAGKNNNSSFVSPDRELDEKVVKRNHLFESVTKIAATDTTNLFSEEKEHVPTKQSACKNQYLAIQDACDKTSMLAYSLVGRMLHEFVKTEGLDLNTSKSLYLNRNNLIEDVEDIEEQSSSGKHARDFVQVIEELIPSFPNSSMERLKILMGLQ, from the coding sequence ATGTTTTATGAGTCAGTAAAAACTCATCTTGAAGATGCCATTGGAGAACACTGCTTTGAACAAGAGAACGATATTCCTAAGGGGGATATGGATTTGATTCAAACACTGAACATGAAAAGGTTGATATCACCGTTGCTTGATAATTTGACTACCAAGGGTCTCTATCTTCTCGCTATGATAGTTACCGGTAGTTCATTTAAGTCTGAAATAACTCGTTGCAAAATGAAAAGGGTTATCAAGGATTCTCTTTCGAGTGTTCTGGGCAGCAAAAGCCGCCATAACCATCTGGATACTTGTAAACAAATTTTTTCACTTCTCAACAATCCAGAAAACTTTCGAGATAGGTGTAAGCCTTTGGGTGCATTGAGATCCCTCTCTTATCGTGCTGCGGCAGAAAAGGTATTGCACAGGCTTCAAAACTTGCCATCTCAGACCTTGATTGCAATGCGTAGAAAACTTAAAGGAGTGAAAGCACCAGTACCGCAGTTACAACCCCGCAAGCATGGATGGGCAAGAGACCATCTAATCAAGCTAGTGAAGAAGATCAGTAAGGAAATGCTTTCAAAACTTGATAGAGAAAGTGAGTTGCCAGAGCCATTAGCCAAAGCTATGGCAGTATCAGACTTATCACTAAAACTCACAACTGGTTCTCATAACATGTTTTCAAAAGAGTTTTATCAATTCTCCCCTGAGGTCAAGTCCTTGCAAAGTGATATTATTAAGGCTATATGGTCTGTTAAGAAAGTAACGACAGTGCAAGAGCTAAGAAATTTACAGCTTCTCATAGAACCAAAGGCTACAATATCAAACCGGTGCATTCGGACaacttttgtaaattttttaactgAATTTCTTTTTGAGTGCGGTGATATGGATAGTGTTCCGAAGTCTCTATCACAGACCCTAGATGTTATTAACAGAGGTCCTAATAATGGTCGCTTGCACAATGTATTATTCAAAAAGAAGTATATTGAGGAAGAAGTTGACTGCATACTAAACATTAGTGCTTTGACAAAACAAATTGTTTTGGATTTGTTGCCTGATGATGAATTTGATAAAGACTTTACTGATGCTTACATGGAGCAATTAGAAGAAAGTGAAGACAGTGACAGCGATGAGGATGGTGGTAGTCAACTTCAGGAGGACATACGATTCGGAAATGGATCATTTGATTCAATCGATACATGCAGTGAAGCAGAAAGTATTGGAGATTTTGTGCCATTTGAGTTCCTTTCTTCTACCATCAAAATTGAGGAACATGTTTCATCTTCCCCACTTACAGTTAGTGATAGATTGAATAGTGGTTCTGAACGACTTCAACCTAATAAATGTTGTAGAGTAAATTTGGGATCTGAATTTCACAATACTACACATAACATGTTAACTGACCACTGCCAAGGAGAAAGCACAGAGCATTTTAGTACATTTATGGCTGGCAAAAACAATAATTCTTCATTTGTTTCACCTGACAGAGAGTTGGATGAAAAGGTTGTAAAGAGAAATCACCTGTTTGAATCTGTTACTAAAATAGCTGCAACGGACACAACTAATTTGTTTTCTGAGGAGAAAGAACATGTGCCCACTAAGCAGAGTGCATGCAAAAACCAATACCTTGCTATCCAAGATGCTTGTGATAAGACAAGTATGCTTGCATATAGTCTTGTAGGTCGTATGTTGCATGAGTTTGTCAAAACTGAAGGCCTAGATTTAAACACGAGCAAGAGTTTATACCTCAACCGTAATAATCTCATTGAAGATGTTGAAG